The genomic DNA CGCAGCGTGCCGAACAAGGCTTCACGGAGGCATACGGCGTGAACGTGAGGGGCTGCGCAAGGCGCCGCTCGATGCCGCCGATCGTGTGCGTGTGCCAGCGCGCGGCTTCGTTCAGGGGCGGCGTGCGAAGGGTCACGCCGTGCACAGCGCGGCGAAGGCGCTCGAAGAGGGGGGAGCTTGCGCTGCGCGGCAGGTCGGCCACCGCGACCTGCTCCATCGCGCAGGTCGCGATCTGCGCAGCGCGGGGCACCGGCGTATCGGCTTCAGCGGGAATGGCAGGGCGCATGGCAGCGGCGGGATTGTCGCACCCGCCACCATACGGCAGCACGGCCTCCGATGGTTGGAGCGGCCCCCTGCGCACGCCAGTCACCCTAGCCACCCTGCACCTGCAGGCTGCGCATGGTGCGCCCCATCGCCACCCGCCCGAGCGCGACCAGCACGGCAATCCAGAAGCACTGCAGCCCCAGTCCACCGAGCGCATGCCAGCCGCCCAGCTGCCCGAAATACAGCCGCGCAGGAATGTCGAACAGCCCCGCCAGCGGCTGCACCAGCAGCGCGGCCTGCCAGGCGTCGGGCAGCAGCGCCAGCGGCAGCAGGTTGCCCGAGAACACGATGACCACGGGGGTGGCCACCGCACTGATGCCGCGCTCGTTGAGCGCCGCCGTGGCCGCCACGTTGAGCAGCATCACCATTGCGGTCGACAGCAGCAGGGCGAGCCCCACTGAGAGCAGGAACGCCATGCCGGCCACCGCGCTCGCGGGCAATTGCCAGGCCCACTCGCCCAGTCCCGCCAGCGGCAGCACGACCGCCGAGAAGGCTGCCATCAACGCCACGCGCGGCAACAGCCGCGCCGCGATCCAGCCGGCGCTGCGCGCGAACCACAGCGCGTAGGCATCCACCGGCCGCAACCGGTCGTAGGCCACCGCGCCGGTGCGCACGGCCTGCGCCACCTCCGGATCGCCGAGCCAGGGCAGCAGCACCAGCAGGCCTTGCGCGAGCCAGGTGTAGCTGATGGCCTGGGCGAGCGACATCGGCGACGCCGCGCCCGCGACGGCGCTGCCGCCATAGAACGCCGCGAACACCATCACCTTGATGCCGCCCCACCAGCACTGCGTTGCAAAGCCGGCGAGCGCCGCAGTGCGGTACTGCAGCATCTGCATGAAGCGCGACACGAAGGCCGCGGCATAGGGGCGAAGCAGATCGCGCGGGCTCACGCCTCGGCCGCTCCGTGCATGGCATAGAAGCGCGCGATCACGGCCTCGATGGCCAGGCCTTCGAGGCGGATGTCTTCCACCGCGTGCTCGGCCGCGATGCGCGCGATCAGCGCGGGCGCAGAGGTGACCGCGGGATCAAAGTCGAGCACCAGCGTCTGGCCGTCCCGCGCGTGCACCGTGGCGCCGGGCACCTGCCGGGGCAGCGCCGCATCCTGCGCGAAGTCGACCACCAGCCGGCGCTCGGCCATCACCTGCGCGCGCAGCGCCTCGACCGGGCTGTCGGCCAGCACGCGTCCGTGGCCGATGACGATCACGCGCTGGGCCAGGGCCTCGATGTCGTGCATGTCGTGCGTGGTCAGCAGCACGGTGGTGCCGCGCTCGCGGTTGGCGCGGCGCACGAAGTCGCGCACCGCGAGCTTCGAGGGCGCATCGAGGCCGATGGTCGGCTCGTCGAGAAACAGGATGTCGGGCTCGTGCAGCAGTGC from Variovorax sp. V93 includes the following:
- a CDS encoding ABC transporter permease; its protein translation is MSPRDLLRPYAAAFVSRFMQMLQYRTAALAGFATQCWWGGIKVMVFAAFYGGSAVAGAASPMSLAQAISYTWLAQGLLVLLPWLGDPEVAQAVRTGAVAYDRLRPVDAYALWFARSAGWIAARLLPRVALMAAFSAVVLPLAGLGEWAWQLPASAVAGMAFLLSVGLALLLSTAMVMLLNVAATAALNERGISAVATPVVIVFSGNLLPLALLPDAWQAALLVQPLAGLFDIPARLYFGQLGGWHALGGLGLQCFWIAVLVALGRVAMGRTMRSLQVQGG